A genomic segment from Drosophila willistoni isolate 14030-0811.24 chromosome 2L unlocalized genomic scaffold, UCI_dwil_1.1 Seg72.1, whole genome shotgun sequence encodes:
- the LOC6637901 gene encoding zinc finger protein 761: MNMDKKLQKCLHCTVVNPKLKYHEIFKGLGAEIGLQQLLSNHFQFDVTEDSKKLQRLCEECVNSLIRFFDIDELKREQNAARAKTQPTEAANEVDVEKSIIDESCIYDLIFKSDDIAPADEEEVQEENDVPSKSEEVRIEDVIVEDRVTVIRLPNDEEAEEVDLETEHEDEQQVEHDLKEDNNVVIINFVEIKEKDDIVDLYGYLATAVKTNFETLSFDWSTSCKHCSLPLTNYQQLLNHMVQKHNGHFFDCPIEGCLTKGLQDKQYLAMHLVTHHGPVAEIPIYGSCPECKLTFSNILQYNKHSCSHVIKKKRGMQLYCEMCSIEFPSWKRFNFHNQFHLERHRPRVCFVCDYADNNIAELFQHLQYTHEPENTFFCNLCDRTFRDEAVYLEHNKCHSNANSNTYTCGECFNTFDTRSRFNGHMRSMHGTFISCEICSREFASEATYNVHMKKHLIIERDVHICRNCGQLSEHESRMLQHIEMESTNCHNAEIYTELLRNAYICEMCSCYFREKSDLHKHRQSGVHNNGIYWCQPCDKEFTDMKIYRHHLRNFQQLKTDTEHRKLEICLYYMCDQMDCFESYTHWNSLYTHKRRTHKNNMTPAKMKDDQQSPSTSKSIEGSEKKMQWQCQFCDKECRSKMSLSVHVARSHNNDNVICSICNASYKNQEALDKHHAYWHEPIECPKCFKIVKNRRNYDTHENVVHSNNKRYTCEICNKGFYHNSEMKAHQKLHTQLFSCKHCSFTTRKKSSLSVHVMGQHLKRFAFECKLCMKRFGRRQGLTAHMQRVHSTKHICQEYITDGCNRSFPSTLALSQHVKKVHKGTIFLHDEDDNEEEEEEEMELDLEEDEVGPSSSKKRCFQINDTEIEFIDESAYDSQEFIDTEKIQNVK; the protein is encoded by the exons ATGAACatggacaaaaagttacaaaaatgtctgcATTGTACAGTGGTCaatccaaaattaaaataccaTGAAATATTCAAAGGACTTGGCGCAGAAATTGGATTGCAACAATTATTGTCAAATCATTTCCAATTTGATGTTACCGAAGACTCGAAAAAGTTGCAGCGACTTTGCGAAGAGTGTGTCAAtagtttaattcgattttttgaCATCGATGAATTGAAACGGGAGCAAAATGCAGCCAGGGCAAAAACTCAGCCGACAGAAGCAGCTAACGAAGTGGATGTGGAAAAATCAATCATTGATGAGTCCTGCATTTatgatcttatttttaaatcgGATG ATATTGCGCCGGCGGATGAGGAGGAGGTGCAGGAGGAAAACGATGTTCCCAGCAAGTCAGAGGAGGTGAGAATTGAAGATGTTATTGTGGAGGATCGTGTAACTGTAATCCGATTGCCGAATGATGAAGAAGCAGAGGAAGTGGACTTAGAAACTGAACATGAAGATGAACAGCAAGTCGAACATGATCTTAAAGAAGACAACAATGTGGTAATCATAAATTTTGTGGAAATTAAAGAGA AGGATGATATTGTTGATTTATATGGTTACTTGGCCACGGCGGTGAAAACGAACTTTGAAACCTTATCCTTTGACTGGAGCACCAGCTGCAAACACTGCTCTTTGCCTTTAACGAATTATCAGCAGCTACTTAACCATATGGTCCAAAAGCACAATGGTCATTTCTTTGATTGTCCCATTGAGGGTTGCTTGACGAAAGGACTACAGGATAAACAATATCTAGCTATGCACTTGGTTACCCATCATGGACCAGTGGCTGA AATACCCATCTATGGCAGTTGTCCGGAGTGCAAATTAACtttctcaaatattttgcaatatAATAAACATTCCTGTTCCCATGTGATTAAGAAGAAAAGGGGAATGCAGCTCTATTGCGAAATGTGCTCTATTGAGTTTCCCTCTTGGAAGCG TTTTAATTTCCATAATCAATTCCATTTGGAGCGTCATAGACCACGAGTCTGTTTTGTTTGCGACTATGCAGACAACAATATCGCCGAACTCTTCCAGCATTTGCAATATACCCATGAACCGGAGAATACATTCTTTTGTAATCTGTGTGATCGCACTTTTCGCGATGAAGCTGTCTATTTGGAGCACAATAAATGTCATTCGAATGCCAATAGTAATACATACACTTGTGGTGAATGTTTCAACACTTTTGACACACGAAGTCGTTTCAATGGACACATG CGCTCGATGCATGGCACCTTTATCAGCTGCGAGATTTGTTCCCGTGAGTTTGCCAGCGAAGCCACCTACAATGTTCATATGAAGAAGCATTTGATCATTGAACGAGATGTTCATATATGCAGAAATTGTGGTCAATTGAGTGAACATGAGTCTCGTATGCTTCAGCATATAGAAATGGAATCAACAAATTGTCATAATGCTGAAATCTACACTGAACTCTTACGAAATGCTTATATATGCGAAATGTGTTCATGTTATTTTCGTGAAAAATCTGATTTACATAAGCATCGTCAATCGGGTGTCCATAACAATGGTATATATTGGTGTCAGCCATGTGACAAAGAATTCACCGATATGAAAATCTATCGTCATCATTTAAgaaattttcaacaattgaAAACGGATACAGAACATAGAAAATTGGAAATATGCTTATACTATATGTGTGATCAGATG GATTGCTTTGAATCATATACACATTGGAATTCCTTGTACACCCATAAGAGACGGACTCATAAAAACAATATGACGCCAGCTAAAATGAAAGATGACCAACAATCACCATCCACATCGAAATCAATCGAAGGCAgtgaaaagaaaatgcaatgGCAATGTCAGTTTTGTGATAAGGAATGTCGTTCCAAAATGTCACTATCCGTTCATGTGGCACGCAGTCATAATAATG ATAATGTGATTTGTTCTATATGCAATGCATCGTATAAGAATCAAGAGGCTTTGGATAAACATCATGCCTATTGGCATGAACCTATCGAGTGTCCCAAATGCTTTAAGATTGTAAAGAATCGTCGCAATTATGATACCCATGAGAATGTTGTTCATTCCAATAATAAACGTTATACCTGTGAGATTTGTAACAAGGGTTTCTATCACAACAGTGAAATGAAAGCACATCAGAAG CTTCATACTCAGCTGTTTAGTTGTAAGCACTGTAGTTTTACTACACGTAAGAAATCTTCTTTATCCGTTCATGTTATGGGTCAGCATTTGAAACGTTTTGCTTTCGAGTGCAAATTGTGCATGAAACGGTTTGGTCGTCGTCAGGGATTGACCGCACATATGCAACGTGTGCATAGCACTAAACATATTTGTCAGGAGTATATTACCGATGGCTGCAATCGTAGTTTTCCCTCAACATTGGCATTGAGTCAACATGTCAAGAAAGTACACAAGGGTACTATATTTCTGCACGATGAAGACGATaatgaggaggaggaggaggaggaaatGGAGCTAGACCTAGAGGAGGACGAGGTTGGTCCATCATCATCTAAGAAACGttgttttcaaataaatgataCCGAAATTGAGTTTATCGACGAAAGTGCATATGATAGTCAGGAATTTATAGATACAGAAAAAATCCAGAATGTCAAGTAG
- the LOC6637967 gene encoding uncharacterized protein DDB_G0283357 has protein sequence MALSFLTQNSGLLDLQSIFDPQYTQQQQQQEEGEKTTTTQVVTSHNNNNPTTTKFDLNLFNDINDDQMEYNQSLSRTQYQNSNNNNNNNHNTNNNSNIQTPQISNNNNGVGGNLNQLQNRHFISGYHHQHIGSDYEQVINFVDSPPNSEESWTDGPTSKDSSPGPQIIDVQTIYSHSQQHQSGTRKRRMDWDSLDIGQSENSPTATPNAHKAQQQEHQEKDKHKREKHSGRSSWSDDIGFDLNAEFNSNSYLNNENFLTFSPSLTALKQEPQTEQQQQQIKPNAKLQLDSNAAKSPLVDAQKDTREVNGGGKNDGNSAAGPICGCGSPQGSPINNQANYGAVEVETQAAPEKILKQLTVVDAAKIELSNGSSSHGEDHKFQYILAAATSIATKNNEETLTYLNQGQSYEIKLKKIGDLSLYRDKILKSVIKICFHERRLQFMEREQMQQWQQSRPGDRIIEVDVPLSYGLCHVSQPLSSNSLNTVEIFWDPLKEVGVYIKVNCISTEFTPKKHGGEKGVPFRLQIETYIENTTTTNTNLNTTTNATNATTNNSSGNNSNSSTTASSSPIPERSTANGGNGNGNNNNSNGNGSGTSNASGATKQAVHAAACQIKVFKLKGADRKHKQDREKIQKRPQSEQEKFQPSYECTIMNDISLDLIMPKANAIATTTTTGCYSPEYMKLWPNSPVHIPKYDGMLPFTSNASPGNSNSSPIAINSVTSTNSPTLKLMDTTNMVSPQHVPADIDDYQNQNIMPDSTPAQVTQWLTQHRLTAYLTTFAHFSGSDIMRMSKDDLIQICGLADGIRMFNILRAKTIAPRLTLYASIDGCSYNAIYLLSNTAKELQQKIYKLPGFYEFMLKATANANENGGPAAAAALALYNNWSMHSKYSGSGSNIFNEANKSCVYISGPSGIHVSVTDEVLNNEIKDNSLYVLDVQSDKVILKLINKQDIN, from the exons ATGGCGCTTTCGTTTTTAACGCAAAATTCCGGACTGTTGGATTTACAAAGTATTTTTGATCCACAAtatacacaacaacaacaacaacaagaggaaggagaaaaaacaacaacaacacaagtAGTAACAtcacataataataataatccaacaacaacaaaattcgATTTAAACTTATTTAACGATATCAACGACGATCAAATGGAATACAATCAAAGTTTGAGTCGTACTCAATATCAAAATtcgaataataataataataataaccacaataccaacaacaacagcaacatacAAACACCTCAaattagcaacaacaacaacggtgTCGGTGGAAATCTTAATCAG cTCCAAAATCGTCATTTTATTAGCGGCTATCATCATCAGCATATTGGTTCAGACTATGAGCAAGTGATTAACTTTGTTGATTCACCACCAAATTCAGAGGAATCTTGGACAG ACGGACCAACGTCCAAGGATTCATCGCCAGGACCACAAATTATAGACGTGCAGACAATTTATTCACACTCGCAGCAGCACCAAAGCGGTACGCGCAAGAGACGAATGGATTGGGATTCATTGGATATTGGTCAAAGTGAAAATTCACCAACAGCCACGCCCAATGCCCATAAGGCGCAGCAACAAGAACATCAAGAGAAAGATAAACACAAAAGGGAGAAGCATTCAG GTCGCAGCAGCTGGAGCGATGATATTGGATTTGATTTGAATGCCGAATTCAATAGTAATTCATATTTGAACAA TGAAAACTTTTTAACGTTTTCGCCTAGTTTGACGGCTCTTAAACAGGAACCGCAAAccgagcagcagcagcagcagataaAACCCAATGCCAAATTGCAATTGGATAGTAATGCCGCCAAATCCCCTCTGGTTGATGCCCAAAAGGATACCAGAGAGGTCAATGGTGGAGGCAAAAATGACGGTAACTCAGCTGCTGGTCCCATTTGCGGTTGTGGCTCACCTCAGGGATCGCCTATCAACAATCAGGCCAATTATGGTGCTGTAGAAGTCGAAACGCAGGCGGCACCTGAAAAAATCCTCAAGCAATTGACTGTGGTCGATGCAGCCAAGATAGAACTAAGCAATGGCTCATCATCCCACGGCGAGGATCACAA ATTTCAGTACATTTTAGCTGCTGCCACTTCGATAGCCACCAAAAATAATGAGGAAACGTTAACCTATCTTAATCAGGGACAAAGTTATGAGatcaaattgaagaaaattgGTGATTTATCTTTATATCGTGATAAGATTTTGAAG AGCGTCATAAAAATCTGTTTCCATGAGCGTCGCTTACAGTTTATGGAACGCGAACAGATGCAACAATGGCAACAATCTCGTCCTGGTGATCGTATCATTGAAGTGGATGTACCATTATCTTATGGCCTATGTCATGTCTCGCAACCATTGAGTTCGAATTCATTGAATACGGTTGAAATATTTTGGGATCCATTGAAGGAAGTCGGTGTTTATATCAAAGTCAATTGCATTTCAACTGAATTCACACCAAAGAAGCACGGTGGCGAAAAGGGTGTACCATTCCGACTACAAATTGAAACTTATAtagaaaatacaacaacaacaaatacaaatttaaatacaaCAACTAATGCAACAAATGcaaccaccaacaacagcagtgGAAATAACAGCAATAGTTCTACAACAGCCTCATCATCTCCGATACCGGAACGCTCCACAGCCAATGGAGGAAACGGCAAtggaaataacaacaacagcaacggcaatgGCAGCGGCACCAGCAATGCCAGTGGCGCCACCAAACAGGCTGTCCATGCAGCTGCTTGTCAGATTAAG gttttcaaattaaaaggGGCCGATCGTAAGCATAAGCAAGATCGCGAGAAAATCCAAAAGCGACCACAATCCGAGCAAGAGAAATTCCAGCCAAGCTATGAATGTACGATAATGAATGATATATCATTGGATTTGATAATGCCGAAGGCAAATgcaattgcaacaacaacaacaacaggctGTTACAGTCCCGAATA TATGAAACTTTGGCCCAATTCGCCTGTGCATATACCAAAATATGATGGAATGCTGCCATTCACATCGAATGCATCGCCAggcaatagcaacagcagTCCAATTGCCATCAATTCAGTGACATCGACCAATTCACCAACATTGAAACTAATGGATACCACCAATATGGTATCACCGCAGCATGTACCAGCGGATATTGATGATTAT cAAAATCAAAACATAATGCCGGATTCAACGCCCGCACAAGTGACACAATGGCTCACACAGCATCGTCTGACGGCCTACTTGACTACTTTTGCTCACTTCTCCGGGTCCGATATTATGCG CATGTCCAAGGATGATTTAATACAAATTTGCGGTCTAGCCGATGGAATACGAATGTTTAATATTTTGAGAGCCAA aACAATTGCACCCCGTTTGACGCTCTATGCCAGTATCGATGGATGCAGCTATAATGCCATTTATTTGCTCTCGAATACGGCTAAAGAATTGCAGCAGAAGATCTACAAATTGCCAGGATTCTATGAGTTTATGCTAAAGGCCACTGCGAATGCAAATGAGAATGGCGGTCCGGCTGCAGCAGCTGCTTTGGCTCTCTATAATAATTGGAGTATGCATTCAAAATATTCGGGCAGCGGTTCGAATATATTCAATGAGGCCAACAAGAGTTGTGTCTATATCTCGGGTCCTTCGGGCATTCATGTCTCTGTCACCGATGAGGTTCTCAATAATGAGATTAAGGACAATAGCCTCTATGTCTTGGATGTGCAGAGCGATAAGGTTATTTTGAAGCTGATTAATAAACAGGACATCAActag
- the LOC26528798 gene encoding odorant receptor 46a, with protein MDNQQSETENYYKYQIKYFKFLGLWRISKDIPPKGLRFVLFFLLVCIMLLLFALQVICNLSDIQEILKVFFMFATEVACMAKLLHLRVEERQLQELPMLMQSEDFIACNEEERKIKAKFMSLAVKLRNSYGLSSVVAANLILCASLLLDDIELPLSMYEPCSSKDRGCFLGLYLFQVISLELTCWLNIAFDSMIYGLLCYCQGLLEILAIRLENLGAATNPLEQRLLANRLRDCCIYYNHITRLKDLVELLIKLPGSLQMLCSILVLVSNLYSLSSMSVAGQAPLMLKTVIYQMVMLLQIFMVCYASNEVTLQSSRLCNALYSSQWFTWNMENRRTAYRLMLRFSAPLSVRTLNPTFTFSLTAFGSIVNCSYSYFALLKRVNS; from the exons ATGGATAATCAGCAGTCGGAAACGGAAAATTACTAcaagtatcaaattaaatattttaaatttttgggtCTTTGGCGAATTTCTAAAGATATTCCGCCAAAAGGTCTACGTTTTGTACTCTTCTTTTTGTTGGTCTGTATCATGTTGTTACTATTTGCTTTGCAAGTTATTTGCAATCTATCGGATATTCAGGagattttaaaagttttttttatgtttgccACCGAAGTGGCTTGCATGGCCAAATTATTGCATTTGCGGGTAGAGGAAAGACAACTACAGGAATTGCCCATGCTTATGCAATCCGAGGATTTTATAGCTTGCAATGAGGAGGAGCGTAAAATCAAGGCAAAATTTATGTCATTGGCAGTTAAGTTAAGAAATTCATATGGACTATCTTCAGTGGTGGCTGCTAATCTTATTTTATGTGCCTCGTTGCTTTTGGATGACATCGAATTACCCTTATCCATGTATGAGCCTTGCTCTTCGAAAGATCGTGGTTGCTTCCTTGGATTGTACTTGTTCCAGGTGATTTCGTTAGAGTTAACTTGCTGGCTAAATATCGCATTCGACTCCATGATATATGGTCTACTCTGCTATTGCCAAGGGTTGTTGGAAATTTTGGCTATACGGCTGGAGAATTTAGGTGCAGCCACTAACCCTCTGGAACAGCGATTACTAGCTAATCGCCTAAGGGATTGTTGCATCTATTATAATCATATAACACGTCTTAAGGATCTGGTAGAACTACTTATTAAATTGCCTGGTTCACTGCAGATGTTGTGCtcgattttggttttggtctCGAACCTCTATAGCTTGTCCTCTATGTCTGTGGCCGGGCAAGCTCCTTTAATGCTGAAAACTGTAATCTATCAAATGGTCATGTTACTGCAAATCTTTATGGTATGCTATGCATCCAATGAGGTAACCCTACAGAGTTCTCGTCTCTGTAATGCTCTCTATAGTTCGCAATGGTTCACCTGGAATATGGAAAACCGTCGCACGGCATATCGATTAATGCTGCGATTTAGTGCTCCTCTCTCGGTCAGGACTTTAAATCCCACATTCACCTTTAGTTTGACTGCGTTTGGTTCT ATTGTCAACTGCTCGTATAGCTATTTTGCTTTATTGAAAAGGGTTAACAGCTAA
- the LOC124460149 gene encoding LOW QUALITY PROTEIN: odorant receptor 46a-like (The sequence of the model RefSeq protein was modified relative to this genomic sequence to represent the inferred CDS: deleted 2 bases in 1 codon; substituted 1 base at 1 genomic stop codon), with the protein MVNITPSVKLFYGGQQKLLHIFSLWPPTQVIDHRWLRWAYLINFVHVLVFWCLLFDLILVLYIIRNINVMDEVIRAFFLLATCISYTFKFIFVKANNMHFLQLFERFQENEVTHGGYSPEEQYIFNSTIELSRKLRNYYASISLSALLMIIFSQYCIDPNELPLATYVPFDVSDSTSLRYRLMYAYQCVALTLSCIFNIFLDSMFASIFIYVRCQMDILALRLRKIDANLKEPVEMQLKKCIQYYMNINELNLAIEKLVSKPISVQILCSVLVLTVNFYALSLLSDNGLVFLKYFLYQSCMLVEIFMLCFFAGXVQLVSGKICIVSSFFFNLDIYKSDWVQWKKSDRRLMLIFMQRLNRPIRIRSINASQAFDLALFVSVS; encoded by the exons ATGGTTAACATAACGCCATCGGTGAAGTTATTTTATGGTGGTCAGCAAAAGTTGCTTCACATTTTCTCCCTGTGGCCGCCGACCCAAGTAATTGACCACCGTTGGCTAAGATGGGCTTATTTGATAAATTTTGTTCATGTTTTGGTATTTTGGTGTTTACTTTTCGATTTGATATTGGTTTTGTATATTATTCGTAACATAAATGTCATGGATGAGGTTATAAGAGCATTCTTTCTGCTGGCTACCTGCATATCCTATACCTTCAAATTCATCTTTGTCAAAGCGAATAATATGCATTTTCTGCAACTCTTTGAACGTTTCCAAGAGAACGAAGTGACACATGGAGGATACAGTCCAGAGGagcaatatatatttaattccACCATCGAATTAAGTCGCAAATTACGCAATTACTATGCAAGCATATCGCTATCGGCTTTGCTAATGATTATATTCTCTCAATACTGTATTGATCCCAACGAATTACCTTTGGCCACATATGTACCCTTTGATGTATCTGATTCCACATCGTTACGTTATCGGCTAATGTATGCCTATCAGTGTGTGGCTTTGACCCTATCGTGTattttcaatatctttcttGATTCTATGTTTGCTTCAATCTTTATCTATGTGAGATGTCAAATGGACATATTGGCATTAAGACTACGAAAAATTGATGCCAATTTAAAGGAGCCTGTGGAAATGCAATTGAAAAAATGCATTCAATATTATATGAACATTAACGAATTGAATCTGGCCATTGAGAAATTGGTCTCAAAACCCATTTCAGTGCAAATTTTGTGCTCCGTTTTAGTTTTAACGGTTAATTTTTATGCCTTGTCGTTG CTTTCAGATAATGGTTTAGTATTCTTAAAGTATTTTCTCTATCAATCATGCATGTTGGTTGAGATTTTTATGTTATGCTTCTTTGCAGGGTGAGTA CAATTAGTTAGTGGTAAAATTTGTATTGtatcttcttttttctttaatctGGATATCTATAAATCGGATTGGGTACAGTGGAAAAAATCTGATCGTCGTCTTATGTTGATATTCATGCAACGACTAAATCGACCCATCAGGATAAGGTCTATCAATGCCAGTCAAGCCTTTGATTTGGCTTTATTCGTTTCCGTAAGTTAA